From Scomber scombrus chromosome 13, fScoSco1.1, whole genome shotgun sequence, a single genomic window includes:
- the wnt6b gene encoding protein Wnt-6 — translation MTVRLSRIQLALFFILLCPVNIIGLWWAVGSPLVMDPNSICRKAKRLAGKQAELCQTQPEIVNEVAKGARLGVRECQYQFRYRRWNCTSHNKYFGKILQQDIRETAFVYAITAAGVTHAVTQACSMGDLLQCGCEATRNRAPPRPPSSSSSGDGVKWEWGGCGDDVEFGYEKSKQFMDAKRRRGKSDIRTLIDLHNNEAGRLAVKLYMRTECKCHGLSGSCTLRTCWKKMPHFREVGDRLLERFNGASKVMGGNDGKTLIPVGQNIKPPDKQDLIYSDESPDFCLANRKTGSLGTRGRMCNSTAMDISGCDLLCCERGYREESVVFEENCLCRFHWCCVVQCKKCLVRKELSLCH, via the exons GGCGGTGGGCAGTCCGCTGGTGATGGATCCCAACAGCATATGCAGGAAGGCGAAGCGTTTGGCGGGGAAGCAGGCTGAGCTGTGTCAGACTCAGCCAGAGATTGTCAACGAGGTGGCCAAAGGAGCCAGGCTGGGTGTAAGAGAGTGCCAGTACCAGTTCAGATACCGCCGATGGAACTGCACCAGCCACAACAAGTACTTTGGCAAAATACTGCAGCAAG ATATCCGGGAGACAGCATTTGTTTATGCCATCACAGCTGCCGGTGTGACCCACGCAGTGACACAGGCCTGTAGTATGGGAGATCTACTGCAGTGTGGCTGTGAGGCGACCAGGAACAGAGCACCTCCGAggccaccatcatcatcttcctcggGGGATGGAGTCAAGTGGGAGTGGGGGGGCTGTGGAGATGATGTGGAGTTTGGTTATGAAAAGTCGAAACAGTTTATGGATGCCAAGAGGAGAAGGGGCAAAAGCGACATCAGGACGCTCATAGACCTGCACAACAATGAAGCTGGGCGACTG GCAGTGAAGCTGTACATGCGGACAGAGTGCAAGTGCCATGGACTGTCAGGCTCGTGCACCTTACGCACATGCTGGAAGAAGATGCCTCATTTCCGTGAAGTAGGCGACCGCCTACTAGAGCGCTTCAACGGTGCTTCCAAGGTGATGGGCGGCAATGACGGCAAGACACTGATCCCAGTCGGCCAGAACATCAAGCCACCAGACAAGCAGGATCTGATTTACTCAGATGAGTCGCCCGATTTTTGCCTGGCAAATCGGAAAACTGGATCACTGGGGACACGGGGCCGCATGTGCAACAGCACAGCCATGGACATCAGCGGCTGTGATCTACTCTGCTGCGAGCGTGGCTACCGGGAGGAATCAGTGGTGTTTGAGGAGAACTGTCTGTGTCGTTTCCACTGGTGTTGTGTAGTCCAGTGCAAGAAGTGCTTGGTCCGGAAAGAGCTTAGTCTCTGTCACTGA